GTTTTTTATAGAGAGTAATTATGCAATTTACTCATTTAATAAATTTAAAATATTAATATTGTTTGTCTATAGTTGGGTGAATTAAAATGAATAAAAAAGGGATTCAAAAAAGGCGCATGATGAGCTACTTTATTGAGGCTACAAATGAAATCATTGAAAATGAGGGAATTGAGGCTATTACTATTAGGAGAGTATCTGATATTGCTGGATACAATAGTGCTACACTATATAATTATTTTGAAAATTTAGATCATTTAGTTTTTTTTGCTTCTATGAAATATTTAAGAGAATATGTTCTCAGTTTACCTAAATATTTAAAAAATATGAAAAACCCCATTGATAAATACTTTTGCATTTGGAAATACTTTTGCTATCATTCCTTTAGAAAACCTAAGATATATTATACAATTTTTTTCGATAAATTTAGCCGTTCATTAAATGATGATATTAAGGAATATTACAAAATTTTTCCAGAAGAACTTGGAGATCAGTCTATGGACTTACTGCCAATGCTTCTAGGCCAAAATATTTATGACAGGAACAGGGCAATACTCAAATCCAGTATATCTGAACTTTTAGTTCAAGAAGAGGATCTTGAAGCCATTAATGAAATGCATCTACTCATTTATCGTGGTATGCTTTC
Above is a genomic segment from Maledivibacter sp. containing:
- a CDS encoding TetR/AcrR family transcriptional regulator; translation: MNKKGIQKRRMMSYFIEATNEIIENEGIEAITIRRVSDIAGYNSATLYNYFENLDHLVFFASMKYLREYVLSLPKYLKNMKNPIDKYFCIWKYFCYHSFRKPKIYYTIFFDKFSRSLNDDIKEYYKIFPEELGDQSMDLLPMLLGQNIYDRNRAILKSSISELLVQEEDLEAINEMHLLIYRGMLSRVLNNQVDYTIDSAVDRTLFYMKQTIASFTNNKLNP